In Nostoc sp. UHCC 0926, a single genomic region encodes these proteins:
- the gltX gene encoding glutamate--tRNA ligase: MTVRVRIAPSPTGNLHIGTARTAVFNWLFARHHGGKFILRIEDTDLERSRPEYTDNVLEGLRWLGLNWDEGPFFQSQRLDLYKEAVQKLLDQGLAYRCYTTSEELEALREAQKARGEAPRYDNRHRNLTPEQRAAFEAEGRSSVIRFKIEDGREIVWNDLVRGKMSWRGSDLGGDMVIARASEEGSGQPLYNFVVVVDDIDMQITHVIRGEDHIANTAKQILLYEAMGAKIPEFAHTPLILNLEGRKLSKRDGVTSISDFQKMGFTAEGLVNYMTLLGWSPPDSTQEIFTLEVAAKEFGFERVNKAGAKFDWAKLDWLNSQYIHNTPVDKLTDLLIPFWEAAGYKFDGGRERPWLEQLVTLISQSLTRLVDAVAQSQLFFNDTVEFSDEASTQLKQEGSVAVLEGIVTALENQPQLSEAAAQDIIKQVVKEQKVKKGLVMRSLRAALTGDVHGPDLIQSWLLLNQIGLDKSRLSRAITEAN; encoded by the coding sequence GTGACTGTCAGAGTCCGAATTGCGCCAAGTCCAACTGGAAATTTACATATTGGTACAGCTAGAACGGCTGTATTTAACTGGCTATTTGCCCGCCACCACGGCGGTAAATTTATACTGCGAATAGAAGACACAGACCTAGAGCGATCGCGTCCCGAATACACCGACAATGTTCTTGAAGGACTGCGCTGGCTAGGACTTAACTGGGATGAAGGACCATTTTTTCAATCCCAACGCCTGGATCTCTACAAAGAAGCAGTACAAAAACTGCTAGATCAAGGATTAGCCTATCGCTGCTACACCACTTCCGAAGAACTAGAGGCTTTAAGAGAAGCTCAGAAAGCTAGAGGCGAAGCTCCTCGCTATGACAACCGTCACCGCAACCTCACGCCAGAACAACGCGCCGCATTTGAAGCAGAAGGTCGCTCCTCTGTGATTCGCTTCAAAATCGAAGATGGGCGGGAAATTGTCTGGAATGACCTAGTAAGGGGAAAGATGTCTTGGCGAGGTAGCGATTTAGGTGGTGATATGGTCATCGCCCGCGCCTCAGAAGAGGGTAGCGGTCAACCTTTATACAACTTTGTAGTTGTAGTGGATGACATCGATATGCAAATCACCCATGTTATCCGGGGAGAAGACCACATCGCCAACACCGCCAAGCAAATTTTACTGTATGAAGCAATGGGTGCAAAAATCCCAGAATTTGCCCACACGCCGCTGATTTTAAATTTGGAAGGGCGCAAGCTTTCTAAGCGAGATGGTGTTACTTCCATTTCTGACTTTCAGAAAATGGGCTTTACTGCTGAAGGCTTGGTGAATTACATGACATTGCTGGGTTGGTCGCCACCAGACTCGACGCAAGAAATATTTACCTTAGAAGTAGCAGCAAAAGAATTTGGCTTTGAACGTGTAAATAAAGCAGGTGCAAAGTTTGACTGGGCAAAACTCGATTGGTTGAACAGTCAGTATATCCACAATACGCCAGTAGATAAACTCACAGATTTACTCATACCCTTTTGGGAAGCGGCTGGGTATAAATTTGATGGTGGAAGAGAACGCCCCTGGTTAGAACAGTTAGTAACTTTAATTAGCCAGAGTTTGACTCGTTTAGTAGATGCAGTAGCTCAAAGCCAACTGTTTTTTAACGACACAGTTGAATTTAGCGACGAAGCCAGTACACAACTCAAGCAAGAAGGTTCTGTTGCTGTGCTTGAGGGGATTGTCACAGCTTTAGAAAATCAGCCGCAACTATCAGAAGCCGCCGCCCAGGACATTATTAAACAAGTGGTGAAAGAGCAAAAAGTCAAAAAAGGCTTAGTGATGCGATCGCTCAGAGCAGCCTTAACTGGAGATGTTCATGGCCCCGACCTGATCCAATCTTGGTTACTACTAAATCAGATTGGTTTAGATAAGTCGCGCTTGAGTAGGGCAATAACAGAAGCTAATTAG
- a CDS encoding serine/threonine protein kinase, with protein sequence MNQSRFTSPSSTGLLANRYQLKQLIGSGGMGEVFLANDILLGGTPVAVKFLTKTVVDTKMQQDFVREALMSAALSQKSLHIVRAYDYGVNEQGKPYYVMEYLCGKSLKDLIPLPLSMFLTLSRQICLGLQCAHEGINIDGKICPLVHRDIKPANILVIPDPILGQLVKILDFGIARFLNYASTASTSSGFNGTLPYCSPEQLDGEKLDSRSDIYSLGVMMFEMLTGKKPWQPETDYFGAWYKAHQFEEPKAIADVKPTLKLPQKLNHLIMACLAKKASDRPQNIAQILQVLNSLEQPNSPRLPTTSASSSILTCPLDSGLPITVEQKCRQLLWPENKPIQEIVFSQVIDTAQGSMTALWLMLPKQEIKNYAVSTRYNQFIFITSPHPMLLWVSILYNQQLAPKWLPCYLDMQNPQNLRVVSFLAENEHYPLIFFTLEAPHSCTNVLSSRIEPTQRQMLKTWVQQSHSLPPASQPQLSKQLLKQQYKQMQSRILQHLESEPQVVLSGSI encoded by the coding sequence GTGAATCAAAGCCGATTTACATCTCCAAGTAGTACGGGCTTGCTTGCCAATCGTTATCAACTCAAGCAATTAATTGGTAGCGGTGGCATGGGTGAAGTTTTCTTAGCAAATGATATTTTGTTAGGAGGTACACCCGTTGCTGTCAAGTTTTTGACTAAAACTGTTGTCGATACCAAGATGCAACAAGACTTTGTTCGTGAAGCTTTAATGAGTGCAGCTTTGAGTCAAAAGAGCTTACATATAGTGCGGGCGTATGATTATGGCGTGAATGAGCAAGGAAAACCATACTACGTCATGGAATATCTATGTGGAAAAAGTTTAAAGGATTTAATTCCGCTGCCTCTGTCCATGTTTTTGACTCTCTCCCGCCAAATTTGCTTAGGCTTACAGTGCGCCCATGAAGGCATTAACATTGACGGCAAAATTTGTCCATTAGTTCATAGAGATATCAAGCCTGCCAATATATTAGTTATTCCTGATCCGATATTGGGTCAGTTAGTTAAAATTCTCGATTTCGGGATTGCTAGATTTTTAAATTATGCATCAACAGCTAGTACAAGCAGTGGATTTAATGGCACTTTACCCTACTGTTCTCCAGAACAACTAGATGGGGAAAAATTAGATAGTCGCTCTGATATTTATAGCCTGGGTGTGATGATGTTTGAAATGCTCACAGGCAAAAAACCCTGGCAACCAGAAACTGATTACTTTGGGGCTTGGTATAAAGCACATCAATTTGAAGAACCAAAAGCGATCGCAGATGTTAAACCCACTCTTAAATTACCTCAGAAGTTAAATCATTTAATCATGGCTTGTCTTGCTAAAAAAGCAAGCGATCGCCCACAAAATATCGCTCAAATTCTGCAAGTCTTAAACAGTTTAGAACAGCCCAATAGTCCACGTTTACCTACAACATCAGCCTCTAGTTCCATTCTTACCTGTCCCTTAGATTCTGGATTACCAATCACAGTAGAACAAAAATGCCGGCAACTTTTATGGCCTGAAAATAAACCAATTCAAGAGATTGTTTTTTCTCAGGTTATAGACACTGCACAAGGATCTATGACAGCGCTATGGTTGATGTTGCCTAAACAAGAAATCAAAAATTATGCGGTTTCTACCCGTTATAACCAATTTATCTTCATAACATCCCCTCACCCAATGCTGTTGTGGGTGAGTATACTTTACAATCAGCAATTAGCTCCTAAGTGGCTACCCTGCTACCTAGATATGCAAAATCCTCAAAATCTTAGGGTAGTAAGTTTCCTGGCTGAAAATGAACACTATCCTTTGATTTTCTTTACTCTAGAAGCACCACATTCCTGCACCAACGTTCTCAGCAGTCGCATCGAGCCAACTCAGCGGCAAATGTTGAAAACCTGGGTGCAACAGAGTCATAGTCTACCACCCGCCTCTCAACCGCAGTTGAGCAAACAGCTATTAAAGCAGCAGTATAAACAAATGCAATCCCGGATATTACAGCATCTGGAATCAGAGCCACAGGTTGTATTATCAGGTTCTATTTAA
- a CDS encoding serine/threonine protein kinase: MSQNQIESMVGQKAELDDYIGQFLNNRYLIRDLIGKGGMGKVYLAEDTAKGGMPIAVKILSLSLVNQQMSQRFAREIFIGAQLGRKSKHIVRILSYGVTEDKTPFYVMEYLQGKSLKQILEIQPLTISKFLEICNQICLGLQCAHQGISLKGEIYPIVHRDIKPENIFISEDSKQGEIVKILDFGIAKFLTERSGMTLTDSFIGSLPYCSPEHMEGRKLLDVRSDIYSLGVLMFEMLTGKHPFQTKSNSFGTWYQAHRFQMPPTVEEVNPQVKIPQVLEKLLMSCLAKEISDRPQNINQILEDLEKVNLQLNDVIPSNSSEIIKLSCPVQLVPATLLSEKECLQKNWPKNKPIAPIGFPHLLHTHQRLIPTFWSMLPKQEITKYLDKIHGTEFISKMNVYPMLLWVTVLYNAQPSMTKWLPYFLDLKDNKGENIARSLAEVGYYHLLFFALEDPNRCSHVTTLKLTANQRQQLVDCLDISQQSNGLILPNEAKNLLKTDYEKLKLDILQKLAFHQKTEKEGLKNWMTKFLETFFKLLSRP, from the coding sequence ATGTCACAAAATCAAATTGAGAGTATGGTAGGGCAAAAAGCAGAATTAGATGATTACATTGGACAATTTTTAAATAATCGCTATTTAATCAGAGATTTAATTGGTAAAGGGGGGATGGGTAAAGTTTATTTAGCAGAAGATACTGCTAAAGGTGGTATGCCGATCGCAGTCAAAATCTTATCACTCAGTTTGGTGAACCAGCAAATGTCCCAACGCTTTGCCAGAGAGATTTTTATTGGCGCTCAATTGGGTCGCAAAAGTAAACATATTGTTCGTATTTTAAGTTATGGCGTTACTGAGGATAAGACTCCCTTTTATGTAATGGAATACCTCCAAGGAAAAAGTCTCAAACAAATTCTCGAAATTCAGCCCTTAACAATATCAAAGTTTTTGGAGATTTGTAATCAAATTTGTTTAGGTTTACAATGTGCCCATCAAGGTATCAGCCTCAAAGGAGAGATTTATCCCATTGTTCACAGGGATATTAAACCAGAAAATATATTCATTAGTGAAGATAGCAAACAAGGAGAAATTGTTAAGATACTAGATTTTGGTATTGCCAAATTTTTAACAGAGCGAAGTGGGATGACCCTGACAGATTCTTTTATTGGCAGTTTGCCTTACTGTTCTCCAGAACATATGGAAGGACGCAAATTGCTAGATGTCCGCTCTGATATTTACAGTTTGGGAGTACTAATGTTTGAGATGCTGACAGGAAAACATCCATTTCAGACAAAAAGTAACTCCTTTGGTACTTGGTATCAAGCGCATCGCTTTCAAATGCCACCTACAGTTGAGGAAGTGAATCCGCAAGTCAAAATACCACAGGTGTTAGAAAAATTACTGATGAGTTGTTTAGCGAAAGAAATAAGCGATCGCCCTCAAAATATCAACCAAATATTAGAAGATTTAGAAAAGGTTAATCTTCAGCTTAATGATGTTATTCCTAGCAATAGCAGTGAGATTATTAAACTCTCGTGTCCAGTTCAATTAGTCCCTGCAACTTTATTATCAGAAAAAGAGTGTTTGCAGAAAAATTGGCCTAAAAATAAACCAATTGCACCAATTGGTTTTCCCCATTTACTACATACTCATCAAAGACTTATACCAACTTTTTGGTCAATGTTGCCCAAACAAGAGATTACAAAATATTTGGATAAAATACATGGTACTGAATTTATTAGTAAAATGAATGTATACCCAATGCTATTATGGGTAACAGTACTATACAATGCCCAACCTTCTATGACTAAGTGGCTACCTTATTTTCTTGATTTGAAAGATAATAAAGGGGAGAATATAGCACGTAGTTTAGCAGAAGTAGGCTACTATCATCTACTATTTTTTGCCCTAGAAGATCCAAACCGTTGCTCTCATGTAACGACTTTAAAGCTTACAGCTAATCAGCGCCAGCAACTTGTAGATTGCTTAGATATAAGTCAACAATCAAATGGATTAATTTTGCCTAATGAAGCTAAAAATCTTCTAAAAACAGATTATGAAAAGCTGAAATTGGACATTTTACAAAAGTTAGCTTTTCATCAAAAAACTGAGAAAGAAGGTTTAAAAAATTGGATGACTAAATTCTTGGAGACTTTTTTTAAACTTTTATCACGTCCTTGA
- a CDS encoding esterase-like activity of phytase family protein, translating into MQLIKKIFVIPRIIYFFIAIIIIIFLFTNLYTNAVEVSSIEFIGEATLPKGLIFKKTEVGGLSGITYDAKNNLYYAISDDRGKKAAARFYTLKIDLSKGELQKGKVLPVSVTTLLNENGQTFRPGESDTEGIALTNKATVFISSEGDAGKLINPFIKEFSLSSGREIKTLSIPNKFLPDKSSQKGIRNNLAFESLTITPDKKHLFTATENALIQDGVAAKPNIGSPCRILQYNLLNNQPEKEFLYPTEPVSPFLNFTGKFASGLPDLVALDNQGHFLSLERSFTGLGFAIFLFQVSLEGGDDIHKIDSLLAINSKNIKPVTKKLLLDLRTLDVLLDNIEGLTLGPKLPDGQQSLILISDNNFNSLQRTQILAFKIKIETPLIRLLHRLLPNLNR; encoded by the coding sequence ATGCAGCTGATTAAAAAAATCTTCGTAATCCCACGAATTATTTATTTCTTTATCGCAATTATAATTATCATTTTTTTATTCACAAATTTATATACAAATGCCGTTGAAGTCAGTAGCATAGAGTTTATCGGGGAAGCCACCTTACCGAAAGGTTTAATCTTTAAAAAAACTGAAGTTGGAGGTTTATCTGGAATTACATATGATGCAAAAAACAACCTTTATTATGCTATTTCTGATGACCGGGGAAAAAAAGCTGCCGCCCGTTTCTACACTCTTAAAATTGACTTAAGCAAGGGTGAGCTACAAAAAGGTAAAGTTCTTCCTGTCAGTGTTACCACATTATTAAATGAAAATGGTCAAACATTTCGCCCTGGTGAAAGTGATACAGAAGGTATTGCATTAACTAATAAAGCAACTGTGTTTATTTCTTCTGAAGGCGATGCTGGAAAATTAATTAATCCTTTTATTAAAGAGTTCTCGCTCTCTTCTGGCAGAGAAATTAAAACACTTTCCATACCAAACAAATTTTTGCCAGATAAAAGTAGTCAAAAAGGTATCCGTAACAATTTGGCTTTTGAAAGCCTCACTATCACACCTGATAAAAAGCATCTATTCACAGCTACCGAAAATGCTCTAATTCAAGATGGTGTCGCAGCTAAACCTAACATCGGTAGTCCATGCCGGATTTTGCAATACAACTTGCTCAACAACCAGCCAGAAAAGGAATTTCTTTACCCAACTGAACCAGTTTCACCCTTTTTGAATTTTACTGGTAAATTCGCTAGTGGATTACCTGATTTAGTTGCTCTCGATAATCAAGGACACTTCCTAAGTTTAGAACGGTCTTTTACTGGTTTAGGATTTGCTATTTTCCTGTTTCAGGTTTCTTTAGAAGGAGGCGATGATATTCATAAGATTGATAGCCTTTTAGCAATTAATTCCAAGAATATTAAACCAGTTACAAAAAAACTGCTGTTAGATTTAAGAACCTTAGATGTACTGCTAGATAACATCGAAGGCTTAACTCTTGGCCCTAAACTACCCGATGGACAACAATCATTAATTCTCATCAGTGATAATAATTTTAACTCCCTGCAACGCACCCAGATACTAGCCTTTAAAATTAAAATTGAAACACCACTAATCAGATTATTGCACCGTTTACTGCCGAATCTCAACCGTTAA
- a CDS encoding TM0106 family RecB-like putative nuclease, which produces MLINAELLLQYQRCKRRPFLDIHGDKSQRDDPNELLRKLQQDKSAHQLSFLAHLTYHQPDYPYGNWERGEAATLELMQRGVDYIYKGVLLATYSEGYTLLSRPNLLVKQPGQSRFGDWMYVPAGIELGKRPKQEYQVVAAFHAQVLATVQEVIPEIAWLLLRRTNDRSYAVDLFKWIPRMQQILEEFIQVLELPNPPEVFISRQKCNLCHWHSQCYAVAQSEKHLSLLPGVTPIRYTQLQALAITTLESLANTSPSTLENLLGFDREIAPKLVVQAQSALERRPIILPYPLPIKDITFTAPIELYFDIEAQPDLDLDYLLGVLVVDRLANTEQFYSFLAEKPEDEELVWQQFLDLVWQYPEAPIYHFCVYEFDTVKRLAKLYNTPYASVRPVLNRFVDVYEQLTQSVALPVESYALKAIARWLGFEWREKEASGAKCIYWYDQWLETGDRTLLEIIQSYNEDDCCATHRVKDWLVNFFQDEYGLRLA; this is translated from the coding sequence ATGCTAATTAATGCTGAACTCCTACTGCAATACCAACGCTGTAAACGCCGGCCTTTTCTAGATATCCACGGTGACAAAAGTCAGCGCGATGATCCCAATGAGTTGCTGCGAAAACTACAACAGGACAAAAGCGCCCATCAGCTGAGTTTTCTAGCACATCTGACCTATCACCAACCAGATTATCCATACGGAAACTGGGAAAGGGGAGAGGCGGCAACTTTGGAATTGATGCAGCGTGGAGTGGACTACATTTATAAAGGAGTACTGTTAGCAACTTATTCTGAAGGATACACCTTACTGAGTCGTCCAAATTTACTCGTCAAACAGCCAGGACAGTCCCGTTTTGGAGACTGGATGTACGTCCCGGCTGGTATTGAACTGGGTAAGCGCCCTAAGCAAGAATATCAAGTTGTCGCCGCATTTCATGCCCAAGTGTTGGCAACAGTGCAGGAAGTTATACCAGAAATAGCTTGGCTTTTATTGCGGCGAACCAATGACAGAAGTTATGCGGTGGATCTTTTCAAATGGATACCACGGATGCAGCAGATTCTGGAGGAGTTTATTCAAGTTTTAGAGTTACCGAATCCGCCAGAGGTGTTTATTTCTCGGCAAAAGTGCAATCTTTGCCATTGGCATAGTCAATGTTATGCCGTTGCTCAATCTGAAAAACATCTCTCACTGTTACCAGGCGTAACACCCATTCGCTACACTCAACTGCAAGCCCTAGCCATCACCACACTGGAATCTCTCGCCAACACCAGTCCTAGCACCTTAGAAAACCTACTTGGTTTCGACAGGGAGATAGCGCCCAAGCTAGTAGTGCAAGCTCAATCTGCACTGGAAAGACGACCCATAATATTGCCCTACCCGCTACCAATTAAAGATATTACATTCACAGCACCCATAGAGCTTTACTTTGATATTGAGGCACAGCCAGACTTGGATTTAGATTATCTTTTGGGGGTTTTGGTCGTTGATAGACTTGCCAATACAGAACAGTTTTATTCGTTTTTAGCAGAAAAACCAGAAGACGAAGAATTAGTTTGGCAGCAATTTTTGGATTTAGTTTGGCAATATCCTGAAGCGCCAATTTATCATTTTTGTGTCTACGAGTTTGATACAGTCAAACGGTTGGCAAAGCTTTACAATACTCCCTACGCCTCAGTGCGTCCTGTACTGAATCGATTTGTGGATGTGTATGAACAATTAACCCAAAGTGTAGCATTGCCTGTAGAAAGCTATGCCCTGAAAGCGATCGCTCGTTGGTTAGGATTTGAGTGGCGGGAAAAAGAAGCTAGTGGCGCTAAATGTATTTACTGGTATGATCAGTGGCTAGAAACAGGCGATCGCACCTTATTAGAAATTATCCAAAGCTACAACGAAGATGATTGCTGCGCTACCCACAGAGTGAAAGATTGGCTTGTCAACTTTTTTCAGGATGAATACGGTTTGCGACTAGCTTAA
- a CDS encoding aminotransferase class V-fold PLP-dependent enzyme, with protein sequence MTSTSVAQTRLHSHREQFPALANKAYFNYGGQGPMPQRAMDAMTQTQAHVQHIGPFGNEAYRWIAPQTQAAREAIASELHAPSQTITLTQNVTVGCNIAMWGIEWRAGDHMLLSDCEHPGVIATAQEIARRFAVEVTTCPLKATLNEGDPVKVIIQHLRPNTRLVILSHVFWNTGQVLPLDKIAEVCRNNHSALLIDAAQSVGLLPLNLTELGVDFYAFTGHKWLCGPAGAGGLYVRTEARESLKPTFIGLNGILVDSQSQPVDWLPDGRRYEVSTLAYPLYVGLREAIAIHQQWGTSLERYEQICHNSEYLWQRLVALPDVKCLRTSPPESGIVSFQLTQNQPQAHLKLVQFLDSQKILTRTIADPSCIRTSVHYFTLESEIDQLIEAIQSFCKI encoded by the coding sequence ATGACCAGTACTTCTGTCGCACAAACCAGGTTGCATAGCCATCGAGAGCAATTTCCCGCTTTAGCGAATAAGGCTTATTTCAATTATGGGGGACAAGGGCCGATGCCCCAAAGGGCAATGGATGCTATGACCCAAACTCAAGCTCATGTTCAGCACATAGGACCCTTTGGCAATGAGGCATATCGCTGGATAGCGCCCCAGACTCAAGCTGCAAGAGAAGCGATCGCTTCGGAGTTACATGCACCAAGTCAAACAATTACCCTCACACAGAATGTCACTGTTGGCTGTAATATCGCCATGTGGGGCATCGAGTGGCGTGCTGGCGACCATATGCTGCTCTCAGACTGCGAACATCCAGGTGTGATTGCCACAGCACAAGAAATCGCGCGGAGATTTGCTGTGGAAGTTACTACCTGTCCTCTCAAAGCGACTTTAAATGAGGGTGACCCCGTAAAAGTTATTATCCAGCACTTACGCCCTAATACTCGTCTTGTGATATTAAGTCATGTTTTCTGGAATACTGGTCAAGTTTTACCTCTTGATAAAATTGCCGAAGTATGCAGAAATAATCATTCTGCACTACTGATAGATGCTGCCCAATCTGTTGGTTTGTTGCCTTTAAATTTGACTGAATTGGGAGTAGATTTTTATGCTTTCACTGGTCATAAATGGTTATGTGGCCCTGCGGGTGCCGGTGGTTTGTATGTCCGAACAGAAGCACGAGAAAGCCTGAAACCTACATTTATTGGCTTGAATGGCATTCTTGTGGATAGCCAATCTCAGCCTGTAGATTGGCTTCCAGATGGGCGACGATACGAAGTGTCTACATTAGCTTATCCGTTGTATGTTGGGTTACGAGAGGCGATCGCAATCCATCAGCAATGGGGAACCTCACTGGAACGTTATGAGCAAATTTGCCATAACAGTGAATACCTCTGGCAGCGGTTAGTAGCGTTACCCGATGTCAAATGTCTACGAACTTCCCCACCCGAAAGCGGTATAGTCTCCTTTCAACTCACCCAGAATCAGCCCCAAGCTCATTTGAAGTTGGTGCAATTTTTAGACTCGCAAAAAATATTAACTCGGACAATTGCTGATCCTAGCTGTATACGCACCAGCGTTCATTACTTTACTTTAGAATCGGAAATCGACCAATTGATTGAGGCGATTCAAAGTTTTTGCAAAATCTAG
- a CDS encoding ATP-binding protein, with product MKTLYLLCGLAFSGKSTLAKAIVDYLNCAYVSLDDINKERGLGFGGDGIPVEEWENTHQIAIGILENLMQLEQDIILDDTNCFRWLRDRFREVAKRHDYKSKVIYLNVPLEEIYIRMQMNEQTKKRQGIKKEIFAELIQNFQPPEVDENILLFNNESTIKDWLDIQLHSTFNNL from the coding sequence ATGAAAACTCTTTATTTACTTTGTGGCTTGGCGTTTTCCGGTAAAAGTACCTTGGCTAAAGCAATAGTCGATTACCTAAACTGTGCATATGTAAGTCTGGATGATATCAATAAAGAGCGAGGACTTGGTTTTGGTGGAGATGGTATTCCCGTTGAAGAGTGGGAAAATACTCACCAGATCGCAATTGGTATTTTGGAGAATTTAATGCAGCTAGAACAAGATATCATTCTCGATGATACAAACTGTTTTCGTTGGTTGCGTGACAGATTTAGAGAGGTCGCCAAACGACATGATTATAAAAGCAAAGTAATTTACCTCAATGTTCCGCTAGAGGAAATTTACATAAGAATGCAAATGAATGAACAGACTAAAAAACGCCAAGGAATCAAAAAGGAGATTTTTGCAGAACTAATACAAAATTTTCAGCCTCCTGAAGTAGATGAAAATATTTTGCTATTCAATAATGAATCCACTATCAAAGATTGGCTAGATATTCAATTACATTCTACATTTAATAATTTATAA
- a CDS encoding glycosyl transferase, whose product MKRPILYIAITNHGFGHATRTASVAATIQKLCPEVLLIMVSTAPRWLLECYIEGDFIYRPRAFDLGVVQTDSLTMDKVATLEKLLDIKKHQNSLIASEVNFICQNRVNLILADIPFLAPGFAKAANIPCWMMSNFGWDLIYRDWGGEFTAVADWISDWYSKCDRLFRLPFHEPMQAFNNITDVGLTGGSPRYSADDLRSLWGITTAVEKTILLTFGGLGLQQIPYDNLRRFPDWQFIVFDQSAPDLPNLVKIDDRKYRPVDFMPICGRVVSKPGYSTFSEATILGVPIVTIPRDDFAEANFILEGIINYNQHQIITPSEFFQGTWDFLRELPQPPKQSQPIAKDGNEAIAHAIVNYFRSN is encoded by the coding sequence ATGAAACGCCCAATTTTATATATAGCCATAACTAACCACGGTTTTGGTCATGCTACCCGCACGGCTTCTGTAGCTGCGACAATTCAAAAATTATGTCCAGAAGTTCTACTAATTATGGTGAGTACTGCCCCACGCTGGTTGCTAGAGTGCTATATAGAAGGCGATTTTATCTATCGTCCTCGTGCATTTGATTTGGGTGTGGTGCAAACTGATAGTTTGACAATGGATAAAGTAGCGACTTTAGAAAAGTTGCTCGATATTAAGAAGCATCAAAATTCGCTGATTGCCTCAGAAGTCAATTTTATCTGCCAAAATCGCGTTAATCTCATCTTGGCAGATATTCCCTTCTTGGCTCCTGGGTTTGCCAAAGCTGCAAATATTCCCTGCTGGATGATGAGTAACTTTGGTTGGGACTTGATCTACCGAGATTGGGGGGGTGAATTTACCGCAGTTGCCGATTGGATTAGTGATTGGTATTCAAAGTGCGATCGCCTGTTTCGTCTACCCTTCCATGAACCGATGCAGGCTTTTAACAATATCACAGATGTCGGCTTAACAGGCGGTTCCCCCCGTTACTCTGCTGATGATTTACGTTCTCTTTGGGGAATAACTACAGCAGTTGAAAAAACTATTTTGTTGACCTTTGGCGGCTTGGGTTTACAGCAAATCCCCTATGATAACCTGCGGCGATTTCCAGATTGGCAATTCATCGTCTTTGATCAATCTGCCCCTGATTTACCTAATTTAGTGAAAATTGATGACCGCAAATACCGCCCTGTAGATTTTATGCCTATTTGTGGACGAGTCGTTTCTAAACCTGGTTACAGTACTTTTTCTGAAGCCACAATATTAGGAGTGCCTATTGTTACTATACCACGTGATGATTTTGCTGAAGCAAATTTTATCCTAGAAGGCATAATTAATTATAACCAGCACCAAATCATCACCCCTTCTGAGTTTTTTCAAGGGACTTGGGATTTTCTGCGTGAGTTACCTCAACCACCAAAGCAATCTCAACCAATTGCCAAGGATGGTAATGAAGCGATCGCTCATGCTATTGTCAACTATTTTCGCAGTAATTAA